From the genome of Devriesea agamarum, one region includes:
- a CDS encoding polyprenyl synthetase family protein, protein MHSLLVSLPDLDQGLAGFLSERLDRVEERLRQSVHTSDSLTRWTSTYLMEAGGKRVRPVLTLLAAAFGDGMRAEVLDAAVAVELTHLASLYHDDVMDSAPTRRGRTSAHEVWGNSVAILTGDFLFARASRISAGLGPEAVRIQAETFERLCIGQLHETVGPADDDDPYAHYLRVLSDKTASLIATAGRFGAMFSGCDATVVNALEEYGEKAGVAFQLVDDVIDLRSDGARTGKTPGTDLREGIPTMPSLLVRARYAAGDRNPETVAVVEALDSDLSDDEHLAQAVALLREDPATDETEKLATSWANDALKALRNVPDRPARAGLEAFTEQLVNRSA, encoded by the coding sequence ATGCATTCGCTGCTGGTATCCCTGCCTGATCTGGATCAGGGTCTTGCTGGTTTCCTCTCCGAACGCCTTGACCGTGTGGAAGAACGGCTGCGTCAGTCGGTTCACACCTCAGATTCTTTGACCCGTTGGACTTCCACCTATCTGATGGAAGCAGGCGGCAAGCGGGTCAGGCCGGTTTTGACTCTTCTGGCCGCTGCATTTGGCGATGGCATGAGGGCGGAAGTTCTCGATGCGGCCGTGGCTGTGGAGCTCACGCACCTCGCTTCTCTCTATCACGACGACGTGATGGATTCAGCCCCAACCAGGCGCGGGCGAACCAGTGCTCACGAGGTTTGGGGAAATTCGGTTGCGATCTTAACGGGCGATTTTTTGTTCGCGAGGGCTTCGCGAATCTCCGCTGGTTTAGGCCCGGAAGCTGTTCGTATTCAGGCAGAAACCTTTGAGCGTCTGTGCATCGGCCAATTACATGAAACTGTGGGCCCCGCGGACGATGACGATCCCTACGCGCATTATTTGCGGGTCCTGTCCGATAAAACGGCGTCGCTGATTGCAACCGCAGGCCGCTTTGGAGCCATGTTTTCCGGCTGTGATGCCACCGTCGTCAACGCCTTGGAGGAATACGGTGAAAAAGCCGGTGTGGCGTTCCAGCTCGTCGACGATGTGATTGATCTTCGCTCCGATGGTGCACGCACCGGGAAGACTCCTGGCACTGACTTGCGTGAAGGTATTCCAACCATGCCATCCTTATTAGTCAGGGCGCGCTATGCCGCCGGAGATCGCAATCCTGAAACGGTTGCCGTGGTCGAAGCGTTGGATTCCGATCTCAGCGACGATGAGCACCTCGCTCAGGCTGTAGCCCTGCTGCGCGAAGACCCGGCGACCGACGAGACCGAAAAATTGGCGACCAGCTGGGCGAACGATGCGTTAAAGGCGCTGCGGAACGTACCGGATCGTCCCGCCCGCGCTGGGCTCGAAGCGTTCACCGAGCAGCTAGTGAACCGCAGCGCCTGA
- a CDS encoding FHA domain-containing protein, whose protein sequence is MAGENRAHAAPLNDRGLFYEPGPCTLIHRNRQFALLVPGIRAQVIAGVWEALDKVPDPDDVLEHIVAHTDYESVKTLGPILYGRYIGECSVMIVHADTAVAVYSRASHALLCGSATAKAEPVRTEDTVRIAWGDLPEEGNAGVLRLVEGMARVRGFVLTCCDLQSLSGQERTRLVAAVHDHGRSISAPQSPEVSAPEPSSGAPPDDLASEASLALITNQDSSLAASHNVHLTSTPTSSVPQSGVLDQLLNPGSVRSEFKLRSVVEPARPELGLLPLEGPPRLNLRQGHASGHRGRHAQRSMPVGELDEMDISAASTSNPVSGHSPERLPTQHAVEEIGPDRGDTPANTSIDCTASYHDASHRASPSHRATVCTMSGSSPLRAPEKDGHTVLGLACSGQHINPPDIRRCRVCGEHLNTTASKMPRPRLGTVEISDGTVVELDRTVIIGRKPRAPSDAAGEVPRIVTVPSPSHDISRNHLEIRLEGWNVIGRDMGSMNGTVITRPGQPPMRLRAHDGVLLRSGDVIEIGDGLTLRLKDVP, encoded by the coding sequence ATGGCAGGGGAGAACCGAGCCCACGCAGCGCCGCTCAATGATCGAGGCCTGTTTTATGAACCGGGGCCGTGCACGCTCATCCATCGAAACAGACAATTCGCACTACTAGTTCCGGGTATCCGGGCTCAGGTCATTGCAGGGGTATGGGAAGCTCTCGACAAGGTACCTGATCCGGACGATGTCTTGGAGCACATCGTTGCCCATACCGACTACGAGTCAGTGAAAACCTTGGGCCCCATCCTGTATGGGCGATACATCGGGGAATGTAGCGTCATGATTGTGCATGCAGATACTGCCGTTGCGGTGTACTCGCGTGCATCCCACGCACTGCTGTGCGGCTCAGCAACGGCAAAAGCTGAGCCTGTGCGCACAGAGGATACCGTCCGTATCGCATGGGGAGATCTTCCTGAGGAAGGTAACGCAGGCGTTTTGCGTTTGGTGGAAGGAATGGCCCGGGTGCGAGGTTTTGTGCTCACCTGCTGCGACCTTCAATCGCTATCCGGACAGGAACGCACCCGGCTGGTCGCTGCGGTGCATGACCATGGGCGCTCTATATCCGCCCCGCAATCGCCTGAGGTGAGCGCTCCGGAACCTTCGAGCGGCGCCCCACCGGACGACCTCGCTTCCGAGGCGTCCTTAGCTTTGATAACGAATCAGGATTCGTCTTTAGCCGCGAGCCATAATGTGCATTTAACATCCACGCCTACGTCATCGGTGCCACAGAGCGGAGTGCTAGACCAGCTTTTGAACCCGGGGTCGGTGCGGTCAGAGTTTAAGTTGAGATCGGTCGTGGAGCCGGCGCGGCCAGAACTGGGGTTGCTGCCGCTGGAAGGACCTCCGCGCCTGAACCTCCGGCAAGGTCATGCGAGCGGGCATCGCGGCCGCCATGCCCAAAGATCGATGCCAGTCGGTGAGCTCGACGAAATGGATATTTCTGCTGCGTCCACGAGCAATCCAGTATCCGGACACTCCCCAGAACGACTTCCCACTCAGCATGCGGTAGAGGAGATTGGGCCCGACCGGGGTGATACTCCTGCGAACACCTCGATTGACTGCACTGCGTCCTACCACGATGCTTCCCATCGCGCGAGTCCTTCACATCGAGCCACGGTCTGCACGATGAGTGGATCATCGCCCCTGCGCGCACCGGAAAAGGACGGGCACACAGTGCTTGGCCTGGCCTGTTCAGGACAACACATAAACCCGCCGGATATTCGCCGATGTCGAGTGTGTGGTGAGCACCTGAATACAACTGCCTCCAAGATGCCGCGACCAAGGCTTGGAACAGTTGAAATATCGGACGGTACCGTCGTTGAGCTCGACCGCACCGTAATCATTGGACGCAAACCCCGCGCCCCGAGCGACGCTGCGGGTGAGGTGCCACGTATCGTCACCGTGCCCAGTCCATCCCACGATATTTCCCGTAACCACCTCGAAATTCGCCTCGAGGGATGGAACGTGATCGGCCGAGATATGGGGAGCATGAACGGAACCGTGATCACCAGGCCGGGCCAGCCCCCGATGCGCCTGCGAGCTCATGACGGTGTCCTCTTACGAAGCGGTGATGTCATAGAAATTGGCGATGGGCTCACACTGAGGTTAAAAGATGTTCCGTGA
- a CDS encoding FHA domain-containing protein: MAGNRVGPPVRRIVLTMDDGARYECPAGTLIGRSPAVVQGTGSLLAIEDSTRSVSKSHLTLNVRGQEVFVTDQGSVNGSALVSKSGLEHVLIPGVSEVLPPDCTLRLGERTLTVEVCP, from the coding sequence ATGGCGGGTAACCGTGTAGGCCCTCCCGTGCGGCGTATTGTGCTGACCATGGACGATGGGGCGCGATACGAGTGTCCAGCGGGAACTCTGATCGGAAGATCTCCAGCGGTCGTTCAGGGAACGGGTTCGCTGCTTGCCATTGAGGATTCGACGCGTTCAGTGTCGAAGAGTCACCTGACGTTAAATGTGCGAGGCCAGGAGGTTTTCGTGACCGACCAGGGTTCTGTGAACGGCTCTGCGCTGGTGTCTAAGAGCGGCCTCGAACATGTGTTGATCCCAGGTGTATCCGAGGTGCTTCCTCCTGACTGCACCCTACGCCTGGGAGAGCGCACCCTAACCGTGGAGGTTTGCCCATGA
- a CDS encoding PP2C family protein-serine/threonine phosphatase codes for MTDSPASSAPIAPDMPAPGSILTRCAAATHVGKVRTTNEDSLLAQHPIFLIADGVGGHNAGEVASAFVVEEFRRLVGQPNVEVEQLAGTLRAAADRVNAIEPDDSEGPAAGTTVALVATTVVDGNGYWVVLNLGDSRVYRLTSGGLEQVSVDHSVVQELLDQGLISSERARHHPYRHMITRALGAGHDAEPDCWLIPAQVGDRLLICSDGLTDEVRDEALEDVLQTQPDLDSAAQTCVDLALQAGGHDNVSVVIVQAVDIVGAQHHSEDGESQP; via the coding sequence ATGACTGACTCACCTGCATCTAGCGCTCCCATTGCGCCGGATATGCCCGCACCCGGTAGCATCCTCACCCGCTGCGCTGCGGCCACTCACGTAGGTAAAGTGCGCACAACAAACGAGGACAGCTTGCTGGCCCAACACCCCATTTTTCTTATCGCTGACGGTGTTGGTGGCCACAACGCTGGAGAAGTTGCCAGTGCATTTGTTGTAGAAGAGTTCCGCCGGTTGGTCGGGCAACCGAATGTCGAGGTCGAACAACTTGCAGGCACGCTACGGGCAGCAGCCGACCGCGTGAATGCCATTGAGCCGGATGATTCCGAAGGCCCAGCGGCGGGAACCACGGTGGCTCTGGTTGCGACCACTGTCGTCGATGGAAACGGGTACTGGGTTGTGCTCAACCTCGGTGATTCCCGGGTGTATCGCTTGACCTCTGGGGGCCTAGAACAGGTCAGTGTGGATCATTCAGTCGTTCAAGAACTGTTGGATCAAGGGCTCATCAGCAGCGAACGCGCACGGCATCACCCGTACCGCCACATGATCACCAGGGCGCTCGGGGCAGGACACGATGCCGAGCCAGACTGTTGGTTGATTCCAGCCCAGGTCGGCGACCGCCTGCTCATCTGTTCGGATGGGCTGACCGATGAGGTGAGGGACGAGGCCTTGGAGGACGTCCTCCAAACCCAGCCTGACCTCGACTCGGCAGCACAAACCTGCGTAGACCTTGCGTTGCAAGCGGGTGGCCACGACAACGTCTCGGTTGTAATCGTCCAAGCCGTCGATATCGTGGGCGCGCAGCATCACAGCGAGGACGGTGAAAGCCAACCCTAG